The Gammaproteobacteria bacterium genomic sequence CGCACTGGCCACAGTAATCGCCGCGGCAAACCCCATGACGGCATAGCGATAAGCGGTGGGAAAGCGGACGTTCATGATTTTATCTCCAGATGCACATGGCTTGCGGATTTTCGGTTCAGTCGACAAAACCGGATGGAGGCACAATAACAATATGATAATGATCCGGGTTTTAACAACACATTAACTTTTGTTAATGTTTGATGATGCTTACCACTGCGCGAGTGCCTCGGTGAGCGTGGTTACCGCCTGGATTTTCACCCCCTCGATTTTTTCCTTCGGCGCGTTGGCCTTGGGCACGATGGCCTGCGTGTAACCATGCTTGGCCGCTTCGCGCAATCGTTCCGGCCCGCCCGGCACCGGCCGGATCTCGCCGGCCAATCCCACCTCGCCGAACACCACCAGTTCCTGCGGCAGCGGCTTGCCGCGCAGGCTGGAGAGCACCGCCAGCAGCACCGCGAGATCGGCGCCGGTCTCCGACACGCGCACGCCGCCGACCACGTTCACGAACACGTCTTGATCGTAGGTGACGATGCCGGCGTGGCGGTGGGCGATGGCGAGCAGCATCGCCAGACGGTTGCCGTCCAGTCCCACGGTCACGCGGCGCGGGTTGGACAGTTTCGATTCATCGACCAGCGCCTGCACCTCGACCAGCAACGGCCGCGTCCCCTCGCGCGTCACCATCACCACGCTGCCTGGTACGTCCTTCTCGTGCCGTGACAGAAAGATCGCCGAGGGATTGGTCACCTCGCGCAGCCCCTTGTCGGTCATCGCGAACACGCCGAGTTCGTTCACCGCGCCGTAGCGGTTCTTCACCGCGCGCACCACGCGGTAGCGGCTGCCGCCGTCGCCCTCGAAATAAAGCACCGTGTCGACCATGTGCTCCAGCACGCGCGGGCCGGCCAGCGCACCCTCCTTGGTGACGTGGCCGACGAGATACATCGAAACCCCGCTGGTCTTGGCATACCGCACGAGTTGCGCCGCGCTCTCGCGCACCTGGCTCACGCTGCCCGGCGCCGAGGTCAGCAGCTCCGTGTACATCGTCTGGATGGAATCGACCACCATCAAGCGCGGCGACTCGCGCTTCGCCAGCTCCAGCGCGCGCTCGATATTCGTCTCCGTCAGCAGGCGGATGGATTTCGCGTCGATGCCGAGCCGGCGCGCGCGCATCGCAATCTGGCGCGAGGATTCCTCGCCGCTGACGTAGAGCGTGGGAAGCTCGGAACCGACCGCGGCGAGCATCTGCAACAACAGCGTGGATTTGCCGATGCCCGGATCGCCGCCGATGAGTACCACCGATCCGGCGACCACGCCGCCACCCAGCACGCGATCGAGCTCGGCAATATTTGTCGGCAGCCGTGGCTCGTCCCCGGCCGCCACTTCGTTCAGGTTGTGGATGGTGGCCGCTTCGCCGCTGACGCCGGCGAAGCGCGGATTCGACTTGGAGGGCCTGGCCTCGACCATCGTCTCGACAAAGGTGTTCCAGGCTCCGCAGTCAGAGCACTGCCCCGCCCATTTGGGCGATATGGCCCCGCATTCCTGGCACTGGTATTGCGTCTTTGCGCGCATAGTTGCGTATTCTGCCAGACCCGCCCAGAATAAATCGAATTCAGCCCTCCCGGATTTTCAAGGATAGTCAACTGACCAAAATGGATGATTTGATCTTAAAATCCGTCATCGAAATCACCCGTCAGCGCGACACGGATTCCCTTGAATTGAGCCTGGTGACCACGCTGGCCCAGTTCGTTCCCGCGAGCGCCATCACATTGTATGAATCGTTCGGAGAAGGCCCGACCGATGCCGTGGATGAGGTTGTACGTCTTTCCATAACGCCGAATGGCCGCTACGGCCGGGATTACAATTGGAGCACGGGGAAAAAGACGATCACACCGGATGACCAACTCCGGAATTGCCTGCAATCATCCTCCATCGTCGTGGTTGAAACCAGCGCCGGAACGACGCTGCTGCATTACCCCATCTTTTCTGAACATAAAGTCAGGGGCGCGCTCGCACTGGAATGCAGGGAAGATCCCTTTTCATGGCGCCCCATCATCGAGGCCCTGATCACGGTCTATGGCAACTACCTGACCGTTCTGAATGAGAGCGAACGCGACAAGCTGACCGGCCTGCTCAACAGACGCACCTTCGATCGCAAGCTCGACAAGCTATTGAAAGCCCAGCGGGACAATCAGGTCACCAATAAATATACCTCCGCCGGATCCGAACACAGGCATGTCGACACGAAATCCAACGCCTGGCTGGCCATGGTGGACATCGATCATTTCAAACGCATCAACGACACCTACGGACATCTGTTCGGGGACGAGGTTTTATTGACCCTGTCGCAGAAGATCCGGCGCTTTTTCCGAAAATCGGATCTCATGTTCCGGTTCGGCGGGGAGGAATTCGTGATTGTTCTGGAACCCATTCCCGCAGAGTCGGCCAAACGAACGCTTGATCGATTCTCGCAGGCCATTGCCAGTCATAATTTCCCGCAGATTGGCAAAATCACCGTCAGTGTCGGTTATGCCGGAATCTCGGAAACCGATTTTCCACAAGTCGTTCTGGAACGGGCGGACAAGGCGCTTTATTTTGCAAAAGACAACGGCAGGAATTGCGTTTTCAATTACGAAGAATTAGTGGCGAATGGACAGCTGAAAGAACGGCCATCGGCTCAATCCGTCACTCTTTTTTAACAAAAAACGGACAAAACCAATGAGCCCTTCTCTCCAAGGCAAGCGCGCGCTGATCACCGGCGGCAGCCGCGGCATCGGCGCAGCCATCGTCAAACGTCTCGCGCGGGAAGGCGCCGACGTTACGTTCACCTATGTCAGCAAGCCGGATCAGGCCAACGAAACCGTAAAGGCAGCCAAGGCGCTGGGCGTACGTGCGCTGGCCATTCAGGCCGACAGCGCCGATCCAAAAGCCGTCGCCGCCGCGGTGGAGAAAGCCGCGCGCGAATTCGGCGGCCTCGACATCCTGGTCAACAACGCCGGCATTGCCCTGATGGAATCGCTCGATGATTTCAGTCTGGAGGATTTCGATCGCACCTTCGCGATCAACGTGCGCGCGGTATTCGTCGCCACCCAGGCGGCGGCCAAACATATGAAGGAAGGTGGACGAATCATCAACATCGGCAGTTGCAACGCCGATCGCATGCCGTTTCCGGGCGGTTCGGTGTATGCCATGAGCAAGGCCGCGCTGCAAGGACTGGTCAAGGGGCTGGCGCGCGATCTCGGTCCGCGCGGCATCACCGTCAACAACATCCAGCCCGGGCCGGTCGACACCGACATGAACCCCGCCAACGGCGAATTCGCCGAGTCACTCAAAAAGTTGATGGCGCTGCCGCGCTATGCTGGTGCCGATGAGATCGCGGCGATGGTCGCCTACCTTGCCGGCCCCGAAGCCGGCTTCGTGACCGGCGCCAGCCTGACCATCGACGGCGGTTTCACCGCCTGAGAGAATTATCAGTAGCCCAACTTCAGTCGCATGGAAAATACGTGCAACCCCAAGCTGATAATCCCGGCGTTCTGGTATTTCCTCCGTTGCTGTATGGGGTCGCACTGCTCGTTGTAATAACACTTCATTGGCTTTGCCCGTTGCATATTCCCGTGCACAACGCGGTGTTCTGGTTGGGCATCGTGTCGCTAGTTACTGGAGTCGGCATCGCCGTGTGGGGTAAAAAAGCCATGGATCGTGCGGGTACCAACGTGAACCCTAGGCAGCCCACCACCGCTATCGTCACTGGAGGCCCATTTCGTTACTCCCGCAATCCGCTTTATCTCGCAATCACGATGATTCTTCTCGGCATCTCCTTTGCCATCGACACGTGGTGGGGAGTCATCGTCATCGTTCCCGTCCTGCTCATCCTGCACAACGGTGTCGTTCTGCGCGAAGAACGCTATCTCGAGCAGAAGTTCGGCGAGAGTTATCTCCAGTACAAGCGCACCGTCCGCCGTTATCTCTGAAAGAGAATCCCGCCGGTGTTGCTTATGTTCCCGCGAGGTGCTGATCGAGTAGTAGATTCAAAGTCAGGCGCACGCCGAAACCGTTGAAGTGTGTCGGCACATGCGCCAGTCCTTCGCGATTGCTGGCGCTGGATAAATCCAGGTGCAGCCACGGGATGCCCTCGCCGACGAAGCGCGACAGGAAGCGCGCGGCGAGGATGTGATCCACCGGCCCTTCCTCGGCACATTGCTTGGTGTCGGCGATCTGGCTCTCCAGCATTTTTTCGTAATCCGGCGGCAGCGGAAACGGCCAGATGCGCTCGCCACTCTCCTGCCCCGCTTTGATCAGTGTCTGCCACCACTCCGGCCGGTTGGTGAAGGCGCCGCTGTAACCCTTGCCGATAGCCTGCACGCAGGTGCCGGTCAGCGTGGCATAGTCGATGATCAGGCGCGGCTTGGTTTGCGAACACAGCGCCAGCGTGTCGGACAACACCATGCGCCCCTCGGCGTCGGTGTGGATCACTTCGATGGTCGTGCCGTTGGACGCTGTGACGACATCAGTGGGCTTGTAGCCCTTGGGGCCAACATGATTCATGGCCAGCGCCAGCCACGCCTCCACCGGATACGGCGCCTTCAACCGCGCCAGAGCCAGCAACGTGCCCAACGCCACGGCGCTGCCCTGCATGTCGCCCTGCATGCCGAGCATGAATTTTGCCGGCTTCACGTTGATGCCGCCGGTGTCGAAGCAAATGCCTTTGCCGACCAGCGCAATCGGCGCCATTGTGGTCTTGCGTGAAGGTTTGTAGCGCAAACGAAGTATGCCGGCATCCGGCACCGGACTGCCCTGCGCCACGGCCAGAAACGCACCGGCCTTTTTCTTGCGCAGAGTGTCGACATCATAAAATTCCATGGCGAGGTGGTGTTCTTTGGCCAGAGCAGCGACGCGCTGGCGGTACGTCGTCGGCGTCAGTTCGGTCGGCGGCAGCGTGGCGAGATAGCGCGCCAGCGAACTCCCCTCCAGTTCCGCGTAGGTGCGGCGGAAGCGATGCGCGGGCGCGCAGCCATATAAATGAATAGTGGTGAGTTTGCGCCGCTTGTCCGGCTTGCTGCGCATGTCCGGCATGGGCGCCGCAGCCGCGAGCGTTGCCGAGATCAGCGCCTCCGCCATCTGCTCCGCCGGTTTCACCTTGAAGCCGACGATGGCAAGACCAATCTCTTCAGGTTGGAATTCCTTGTGTCCCGCCAGCAGTTGCCGGGCCAGGGTCAGGCGTTCGAAAGTCGTGGCCTTCTCATCCAGCGCGGCACAGGTCACATGACTGCCGATGGCATTGGGCAGGGTCGTGGACCAGGCTGCGTTTTTTTTGATGCCGCCGGGCCGGCGGCTGGCGCGCTCATGCAACACCACACCGGCCGGAAACTTCGCCCAGACCTTCATGTCCGCGCCGGCGGGCACGACCACCACCCAGTCGATGATGGCATCGACCTCGGCGGCCTTCGGCAACGCGGATTTTTGCGTCAAACGGATGTCCATGCGGCACTCCTGCTATAAATTTGTTCGTTCAACTATACTTGAGTTAACGGCATAACAATAATCCTCCACCATGAGCCAGCCGATGGCCGACGACGATCCGCAGGAAACACAGGAGTGGCTGGAAGCGCTTGAGGCGGTGATCGAGCGCGAAGGCGTGGAGCGCGCGCATTTCCTGCTGGAAAAATTGATCGACAAGGCGCGCCGCTCGGGCGCCTACCTGCCCTACTCCGCCAACACCGCCTACATCAACACCATACCGCCGCAGAAGGAGGAATACACGCCCGGCGATCCCGCCATCGAATGGCGCATACGCTCGCTGGTGCGCTGGAACGCGCTGGCGATGGTGGTCAAGGCCAACCGCAAATCGAGCGAGCTCGGCGGGCACATCGCCAGTTTCGCCTCCGCCGCCACGCTGTATGACGTGGGCTTCAATCATTTCTTTCATGCGCCGACCGGGAACCACGGTGGCGATCTGATCTTCGTGCAGGGCCACAGCGCGCCGGGCATTTATTCGCGCGCGTATCTGTACGGCCTGCTCGATGAGGAGCACTTGAGCAATTTCCGGCAGGAGGTCAATGGCAGGGGACTGTCGTCCTATCCGCATCCCTGGCTGATGCCGGACTTCTGGCAGTTCCCGACCGTGTCGATGGGTCTCGGGCCGCTCATGGCCATTTATCAGGCCCGCTTCATGCGCTATCTGGAGCATCGCGGGCTGGCCAACACCGCCGGACGCAAGGTATGGTGCTTCTGCGGCGATGGTGAGATGGACGAGCCGGAATCGATGGGCGCCATTGGACTTGCCGCGCGCGAGAATCTCGACAACCTCATCTTCGTCATCAATTGCAACTTGCAGCGGCTCGACGGGCCGGTGCGCGGCAACACCAAGATCATCCAGGAATTCGAGGCCGCCTTCCGCGGCGCCGGCTGGAACGTCATCAAGGTGATCTGGGGCGCGTACTGGGACCCGCTGCTGGCGCGCGACCATAAGGGCCTGCTGCTGAAGCGCATGGAGGAATGCGTGGACGGCGAATACCAAGCCTACAAGGCCAACGACGGCGCCTACGTGCGCGAACGCTTCTTCGGCAAGTATCCCGAACTCAAGGCCATGGTCGCCAACATGACCGATGCCGACATCTGGCGGTTGAACCGCGGCGGGCACGATCCGCACAAGGTCTATGCGGCTTACGCGCAGGCGGTGAAGCACACCGGCCAGCCGACCGTGATCCTCGCCAAGACGGTCAAGGGCTACGGCATGGGCGAGGCCGGCGAAGGACTGAACTTCACCCATCAACAGAAAAAGATGGGCGAGGAGTCGCTGAAGCAGTTCCGCGATCGCTTCTCCATCCCCATCTCCGACGAACAGATCGCCGAGACGCCGTTTTACCGGCCGCCGGAGGACAGCCCGGAGATACGCTATCTCAAGGAACACCGCCAGGCGCTGGGCGGCTTTCTCATGAACCGCCGCCCCGCGCCGCAGCCGCTGCCCGTGCCGCCGCTGTCCGTCTTCGAATCCATGCTCAAGGGCACCGAAGGCCGCGCCATATCCACGACCATGGCCTTCGTGCGCTGTCTCACGCTGTTGTTGAAGGATCCAAACCTCGGCAAATTGATCGTGCCCATCGTGCCGGATGAGGCGCGCACCTTCGGCATGGACGGCCTGTTTCGGCAGCTTGGCATCTATTCCTCGGTCGGCCAGTTGTACGAGCCGGTCGATCACGATCAGGTGATGTACTACCGCGAGGACATCAAGGGACAGATTCTGGAGGAAGGCATCTGCGAGGCCGGCGCGTTTGCCTCCTGGATCGCCGCCGCCACGGCCTATCGCCATCACGGCGTGCAGACCATACCGTTCTATATCTTTTACTCCATGTTCGGCTTCCAGCGCATCGGCGATCTGGCGTGGGCGGCGGGCGACATGCGCGCGCGCGGCTTCCTGCTCGGTGGCACCGCGGGCCGCACGACGCTGGCCGGCGAAGGCCTGCAACACCAGGATGGCCACAGCCATCTTGCCGCCGCCACCATCCCCGATTGCGTGGCCTACGACCCTGCCTACGCCTATGAGCTGGCGGTGATCCTGCACGATGGATTGCAGCGCATGTACGTGCGCCACGAAAATATCTTCTATTACCTGACCGTGATGAACGAGAACTACGCGCACGGCGCCATCAAGCCGGAATGGGAGGACGGCATACGGCGCGGCATGTACCTGCTGCAACCGGCGGCGGGCAAGGCGCAGGTGCAACTGCTGGGCAGCGGCACGATCTTGAACGAGGTCGTGGCGGCGGCGAAATTGCTGGCCGAGGATCACGGCATCGCCGCCGATGTCTGGAGCGTCACCAGTTTCAACGAACTGCGCCGTGAAGGCCTGGACTGCCAGCGCGCCAACATGCTGCATCCCGAAGCCAGGCCGCGCGTGAGTCATGTCGAGTCGCAGTTGCGCGGACGCGCCGGGCCGGTGGTCGCCGCCACCGATTACATGCGCGCGTATGCGGATCAAATCCGCGAATTCGTGCCGGCGCGTTACCGCGTGCTCGGCACCGACGGCTTCGGCCGCAGCGACACGCGCGAGCAACTGCGGCGGTTCTTCGAGGTCAACCGTTATTACGTCACCGTGGCGGCACTCTCCGCGCTGGCCGAGGAAGGCGCCGTGCCGCGCGCGAAGGTGAGCGAGGCCATCAAGCGTTACGGCATCGACCCCGACAAGCCCAATCCCGTCACGGTTTAGTCCAGCGCCCATGGCTGACGAAATCTTCCTGCTGCCCGACATCGGCAATTTCGACAACGTCAGCATCATCGAGGTGCACGCCAGGCCCGGAGACACGTTGAAGGCCGAGGCGCCGCTGCTCACGCTGGAGAGCGACAAGGCCACCATGGACATCCCCGCGCCTTATGACTGCCGCGTGAAGGAACTGAAGGTCGCCACCGGCGCCAAGGTTTCGCAAGGCGCGCCGCTCGCCCTGCTTGAACGAATCGGTGCGGCGCCATCCAAGCCCGCCGCTGCCGCCGCCAAGTCTCCGGTGGCGCCAGCGAAGGCCCCACCAGTTTCAACATCCACGCCAGCGCCCGCAGCGCCCCCTTCACCCTCATCTCCA encodes the following:
- the radA gene encoding DNA repair protein RadA is translated as MRAKTQYQCQECGAISPKWAGQCSDCGAWNTFVETMVEARPSKSNPRFAGVSGEAATIHNLNEVAAGDEPRLPTNIAELDRVLGGGVVAGSVVLIGGDPGIGKSTLLLQMLAAVGSELPTLYVSGEESSRQIAMRARRLGIDAKSIRLLTETNIERALELAKRESPRLMVVDSIQTMYTELLTSAPGSVSQVRESAAQLVRYAKTSGVSMYLVGHVTKEGALAGPRVLEHMVDTVLYFEGDGGSRYRVVRAVKNRYGAVNELGVFAMTDKGLREVTNPSAIFLSRHEKDVPGSVVMVTREGTRPLLVEVQALVDESKLSNPRRVTVGLDGNRLAMLLAIAHRHAGIVTYDQDVFVNVVGGVRVSETGADLAVLLAVLSSLRGKPLPQELVVFGEVGLAGEIRPVPGGPERLREAAKHGYTQAIVPKANAPKEKIEGVKIQAVTTLTEALAQW
- a CDS encoding GGDEF domain-containing protein translates to MDDLILKSVIEITRQRDTDSLELSLVTTLAQFVPASAITLYESFGEGPTDAVDEVVRLSITPNGRYGRDYNWSTGKKTITPDDQLRNCLQSSSIVVVETSAGTTLLHYPIFSEHKVRGALALECREDPFSWRPIIEALITVYGNYLTVLNESERDKLTGLLNRRTFDRKLDKLLKAQRDNQVTNKYTSAGSEHRHVDTKSNAWLAMVDIDHFKRINDTYGHLFGDEVLLTLSQKIRRFFRKSDLMFRFGGEEFVIVLEPIPAESAKRTLDRFSQAIASHNFPQIGKITVSVGYAGISETDFPQVVLERADKALYFAKDNGRNCVFNYEELVANGQLKERPSAQSVTLF
- a CDS encoding SDR family oxidoreductase, producing MSPSLQGKRALITGGSRGIGAAIVKRLAREGADVTFTYVSKPDQANETVKAAKALGVRALAIQADSADPKAVAAAVEKAAREFGGLDILVNNAGIALMESLDDFSLEDFDRTFAINVRAVFVATQAAAKHMKEGGRIINIGSCNADRMPFPGGSVYAMSKAALQGLVKGLARDLGPRGITVNNIQPGPVDTDMNPANGEFAESLKKLMALPRYAGADEIAAMVAYLAGPEAGFVTGASLTIDGGFTA
- a CDS encoding isoprenylcysteine carboxylmethyltransferase family protein, encoding MHNAVFWLGIVSLVTGVGIAVWGKKAMDRAGTNVNPRQPTTAIVTGGPFRYSRNPLYLAITMILLGISFAIDTWWGVIVIVPVLLILHNGVVLREERYLEQKFGESYLQYKRTVRRYL
- a CDS encoding leucyl aminopeptidase family protein — its product is MDIRLTQKSALPKAAEVDAIIDWVVVVPAGADMKVWAKFPAGVVLHERASRRPGGIKKNAAWSTTLPNAIGSHVTCAALDEKATTFERLTLARQLLAGHKEFQPEEIGLAIVGFKVKPAEQMAEALISATLAAAAPMPDMRSKPDKRRKLTTIHLYGCAPAHRFRRTYAELEGSSLARYLATLPPTELTPTTYRQRVAALAKEHHLAMEFYDVDTLRKKKAGAFLAVAQGSPVPDAGILRLRYKPSRKTTMAPIALVGKGICFDTGGINVKPAKFMLGMQGDMQGSAVALGTLLALARLKAPYPVEAWLALAMNHVGPKGYKPTDVVTASNGTTIEVIHTDAEGRMVLSDTLALCSQTKPRLIIDYATLTGTCVQAIGKGYSGAFTNRPEWWQTLIKAGQESGERIWPFPLPPDYEKMLESQIADTKQCAEEGPVDHILAARFLSRFVGEGIPWLHLDLSSASNREGLAHVPTHFNGFGVRLTLNLLLDQHLAGT
- the aceE gene encoding pyruvate dehydrogenase (acetyl-transferring), homodimeric type translates to MSQPMADDDPQETQEWLEALEAVIEREGVERAHFLLEKLIDKARRSGAYLPYSANTAYINTIPPQKEEYTPGDPAIEWRIRSLVRWNALAMVVKANRKSSELGGHIASFASAATLYDVGFNHFFHAPTGNHGGDLIFVQGHSAPGIYSRAYLYGLLDEEHLSNFRQEVNGRGLSSYPHPWLMPDFWQFPTVSMGLGPLMAIYQARFMRYLEHRGLANTAGRKVWCFCGDGEMDEPESMGAIGLAARENLDNLIFVINCNLQRLDGPVRGNTKIIQEFEAAFRGAGWNVIKVIWGAYWDPLLARDHKGLLLKRMEECVDGEYQAYKANDGAYVRERFFGKYPELKAMVANMTDADIWRLNRGGHDPHKVYAAYAQAVKHTGQPTVILAKTVKGYGMGEAGEGLNFTHQQKKMGEESLKQFRDRFSIPISDEQIAETPFYRPPEDSPEIRYLKEHRQALGGFLMNRRPAPQPLPVPPLSVFESMLKGTEGRAISTTMAFVRCLTLLLKDPNLGKLIVPIVPDEARTFGMDGLFRQLGIYSSVGQLYEPVDHDQVMYYREDIKGQILEEGICEAGAFASWIAAATAYRHHGVQTIPFYIFYSMFGFQRIGDLAWAAGDMRARGFLLGGTAGRTTLAGEGLQHQDGHSHLAAATIPDCVAYDPAYAYELAVILHDGLQRMYVRHENIFYYLTVMNENYAHGAIKPEWEDGIRRGMYLLQPAAGKAQVQLLGSGTILNEVVAAAKLLAEDHGIAADVWSVTSFNELRREGLDCQRANMLHPEARPRVSHVESQLRGRAGPVVAATDYMRAYADQIREFVPARYRVLGTDGFGRSDTREQLRRFFEVNRYYVTVAALSALAEEGAVPRAKVSEAIKRYGIDPDKPNPVTV